In Pedobacter heparinus DSM 2366, the following are encoded in one genomic region:
- a CDS encoding pyruvate dehydrogenase complex dihydrolipoamide acetyltransferase, protein MAEIVRMPKMSDTMTEGVMAKWHKKVGDKVKSGDVMAEVETDKATMDLESYWDGTILYIGVEEGKAVPVDAIIAVVGKEGEDYKAALAAEEGAAPVPAKEEKAAEPSSEKPAEDGSGTTAGLSEAELTAKGVTVIRMPLLSDTMTEGVIAEWHKKVGDKVKDDDILADVETDKATMEVMGYATGTLLHIGVEKGQAAKVNGIIAIVGPEGTDISGILSQGDAPAKPAADAKSDAPVAEKAVAEVKEETPVASGSGERLKASPLAKRIAKDKGIDLAQVAGSADGGRIIKKDIENFKPAAAPANTASSSAPAAEKAAPVIPQYVGEEKYTEKPVSQMRKVIAKRLAESLFTAPHFYLNISIDMDNAISARTAINAVAPVKISFNDIVIKAVAVALKQHPAVNSSWGGDKIRFNEHTNIGVAMAVEDGLLVPVVRFADGKSLSHISAEVKAYGQKAKAKKLQPSDWEGSTFTVSNLGMFGIDEFTSIINSPDGAILSVGAIQQVPVVKNGAVVPGNIMKLSLGCDHRVVDGATGAAFLQTLKGLLEEPIRLLV, encoded by the coding sequence TAGAATCATACTGGGATGGTACCATTTTATACATTGGTGTAGAAGAGGGAAAAGCTGTTCCGGTTGATGCCATTATTGCAGTAGTAGGTAAGGAAGGCGAAGATTATAAAGCTGCACTGGCAGCAGAAGAAGGTGCTGCTCCAGTACCAGCCAAAGAGGAGAAAGCTGCTGAGCCATCATCAGAAAAACCTGCTGAAGATGGTTCTGGTACAACAGCTGGGTTATCGGAAGCTGAGCTTACTGCAAAAGGGGTTACCGTTATCCGCATGCCTTTATTAAGTGATACCATGACTGAAGGCGTGATTGCTGAATGGCATAAAAAAGTAGGTGATAAAGTAAAAGACGATGATATCCTTGCTGATGTAGAGACCGATAAGGCCACTATGGAAGTGATGGGTTATGCTACCGGAACTTTATTGCATATTGGTGTAGAAAAAGGACAGGCTGCCAAAGTAAATGGTATTATTGCCATTGTTGGCCCGGAAGGAACTGACATTAGTGGAATCCTGAGCCAGGGCGATGCGCCTGCCAAACCTGCCGCAGATGCAAAATCTGATGCGCCTGTTGCAGAAAAAGCTGTTGCTGAAGTAAAAGAAGAGACTCCTGTAGCCTCTGGTAGTGGAGAACGTTTAAAAGCATCGCCGCTGGCTAAACGGATTGCCAAAGATAAAGGTATTGATCTGGCCCAGGTTGCAGGTAGTGCTGATGGTGGCAGGATCATTAAAAAAGATATAGAAAACTTTAAACCTGCGGCAGCCCCGGCAAATACAGCATCTTCATCAGCTCCGGCTGCAGAGAAAGCCGCACCGGTTATTCCTCAATATGTAGGTGAAGAAAAATATACAGAGAAACCAGTCTCGCAAATGCGTAAGGTGATTGCCAAACGTTTGGCAGAAAGCCTGTTTACTGCCCCTCATTTTTACCTGAACATCAGTATTGATATGGACAATGCCATATCAGCCCGTACTGCAATCAATGCGGTGGCTCCCGTGAAGATTTCTTTCAATGACATTGTCATTAAAGCAGTTGCCGTTGCATTGAAACAACATCCTGCCGTTAACTCTTCATGGGGCGGAGATAAGATCCGTTTCAATGAGCATACGAACATTGGTGTGGCCATGGCTGTAGAAGATGGTTTACTGGTTCCTGTAGTTCGTTTTGCTGATGGCAAATCGTTGTCTCATATCTCTGCTGAGGTTAAGGCATATGGGCAGAAAGCAAAAGCTAAAAAACTACAACCGTCAGACTGGGAAGGTTCTACCTTTACCGTTTCTAACCTGGGTATGTTTGGTATTGATGAATTTACATCAATCATTAACTCTCCGGATGGTGCGATCCTATCTGTAGGTGCTATACAGCAGGTACCTGTGGTTAAAAACGGAGCGGTTGTTCCTGGTAACATCATGAAGCTAAGTTTAGGCTGCGATCACCGTGTGGTTGATGGGGCTACAGGTGCCGCGTTCCTGCAAACGCTTAAAGGCTTGCTGGAAGAGCCAATAAGATTATTGGTTTAA